The Pseudomonas berkeleyensis genome includes a region encoding these proteins:
- the hrpA gene encoding ATP-dependent RNA helicase HrpA, which translates to MTDLATLQKNLDHVMIAERHRLRRQLHELQKHPDEAKLAQWLERFQASSDKVAARRSSIPTMRYDDALPIAAKRDEIKAALEKSQVVVIAGETGSGKTTQLPKICLEIGRGVHGLIGHTQPRRLAARSVATRVAEEIGTPLGELVGYQVRFEDQSKDGTLIKLMTDGILLAETQHDRFLEKYDTIIVDEAHERSLNIDFLLGYLKTLLPRRPDLKLIITSATIDLERFSKHFNDAPIIEVSGRTYPVETWYRPLAAEVDEEGERLLDDLSIDQGILAALDEIAEHERSVGKRPGDVLVFLPGEREIREAAEVLRKANLRFTEVLPLYARLTPAEQQKIFAPMAGRKIVLATNVAETSLTVPGIRYVIDSGTARISRYSYRAKVQRLPIEPVSQASANQRKGRCGRVEPGICIRLYSEEDFLGRPTFTDPEILRTNLAAVILQMLHLRLGSIEDFPFIEPPDGKAISDGFNLLQELSAVNRESQLTPIGRQLARLPIDPRLGRMVLEGAKQGSLEEILIVAAALSVQDPRERPMDRQQAADQAHAQWKDVDSDFAALINLWRGFEEKRQELGSNPLRTWCKKNFLNYMRLREWRDAHRQLVLIARDLQLMGKGSQNRSEAQGEQTANTPQPTKDTRVNAIARQQAEASEAAVRAKNYAAVHKAILAGLLSQIGQKTEEGDYLGARQRRFWIHPSSVIGRKKPNWIMAAELVETTKLFARMVAKIEPDWIEPLAAHLVKKNHLEPHWEKKRGQVVAFEQVTLYGMIIVGRRPVHYGPIDPPVAREMFIREGLVRGEINSRVRCLTANRQLLERLDELEAKSRRRDILADEETLFGYYDARIPQDIYQAASFESWYKKGSTADPQLLIMREEDALARDAKEVTAAQYPDTLRIGELQLPLSYHFEPNHPRDGVTLRVPAPLLPQLPPERLEWLVPGLLEAKCVALVRGLPKALRKNFVPVPDFVGAALDKLVFGQGSLPQALGHELLRMTGARVPDEAWQESAAGLENHLKMNIEVVDAQGKFLGEGRDLAELTARFAEASQAALAIPQQDKTPKTVEAKAFAQVAEKTQQKIAGLSMTVYPALVEEAGVVKEGRFPTQAEADFQHRRALQRLLLQQLAEQAKFLRGKLPGLTELGLLYRDIGRVEALVEDILLASLDACILDGEATLPRDGAALAQLAERKRGDWTAHAERIARQVLELLKLHHGLQKRFKGKIDLAQAMALNDIKQQLAGLVYAGFVRETPGEWLKEIPRYLKAIEQRLDKVGAQVQRDRVWTGELAGYWEQYKARAAKHAQEGKRDPELTLYRWMLEEYRVSLFAQQLGTKMAVSDKRLSKQWTLVES; encoded by the coding sequence ATGACTGACCTCGCCACGCTGCAGAAGAACCTCGACCACGTCATGATCGCCGAGCGCCATCGCTTGCGCCGGCAATTGCATGAGCTGCAGAAGCACCCCGACGAGGCCAAGCTGGCGCAGTGGCTGGAGCGTTTTCAGGCGTCCAGCGACAAGGTGGCGGCGCGGCGTAGCAGCATCCCCACCATGCGCTACGACGATGCGCTGCCGATTGCAGCCAAGCGCGACGAGATCAAGGCGGCGCTGGAGAAGAGCCAGGTGGTGGTGATCGCCGGTGAGACCGGCTCGGGCAAGACCACGCAGTTGCCGAAGATCTGCCTGGAGATTGGCCGTGGCGTGCATGGGCTGATCGGTCACACCCAGCCGCGTCGCTTGGCAGCGCGCAGTGTGGCCACAAGGGTAGCCGAGGAGATCGGCACACCGCTGGGTGAGCTGGTCGGCTATCAGGTGCGCTTCGAGGATCAGAGCAAGGACGGTACGCTGATCAAGCTGATGACCGACGGCATCCTGCTCGCCGAGACCCAGCACGACCGCTTTCTGGAAAAGTACGACACCATCATCGTCGACGAGGCGCACGAACGTAGCCTCAACATCGACTTCCTGCTCGGCTACCTGAAGACCCTGCTGCCGCGTCGCCCGGATCTGAAGCTGATCATCACGTCGGCGACCATCGATCTGGAGCGGTTCAGTAAGCACTTCAATGACGCGCCGATCATCGAGGTTTCCGGTCGCACCTACCCGGTGGAAACCTGGTACCGCCCGCTGGCGGCGGAGGTGGACGAGGAGGGCGAGCGTCTGCTCGATGACCTGTCCATCGACCAGGGCATTCTCGCCGCGCTGGACGAGATCGCCGAGCACGAGCGCAGTGTGGGCAAGCGCCCTGGCGACGTGCTGGTGTTCCTGCCCGGCGAGCGTGAGATTCGCGAGGCGGCCGAGGTGCTGCGCAAGGCTAACCTGCGTTTTACCGAGGTGCTGCCGCTGTATGCGCGGCTGACGCCAGCCGAGCAGCAGAAGATTTTCGCACCCATGGCCGGGCGCAAGATCGTGCTGGCCACCAACGTCGCGGAAACCTCGCTGACCGTGCCGGGCATCCGCTACGTGATCGACAGCGGTACCGCGCGCATCAGCCGCTACAGCTACCGCGCCAAGGTGCAGCGCCTGCCCATCGAGCCGGTGTCGCAGGCCAGCGCCAACCAGCGCAAGGGCCGTTGCGGCCGGGTCGAGCCGGGTATCTGCATTCGTCTGTACAGCGAGGAGGATTTTCTCGGTCGGCCGACGTTCACCGACCCGGAGATTCTGCGTACCAACCTCGCGGCGGTGATCCTGCAGATGCTGCACCTGCGCTTGGGCAGCATCGAAGACTTCCCCTTTATCGAGCCGCCAGACGGCAAGGCCATCAGCGATGGCTTCAACCTGTTGCAGGAGCTGTCGGCGGTCAACCGCGAAAGCCAGCTCACGCCCATCGGCCGGCAACTGGCGCGCCTGCCCATCGACCCGCGCCTGGGGCGTATGGTGCTGGAAGGCGCCAAGCAGGGCAGTCTGGAGGAAATCCTTATCGTCGCCGCCGCGCTGTCGGTGCAAGACCCGCGCGAGCGACCGATGGATCGCCAGCAGGCTGCTGACCAGGCCCATGCGCAGTGGAAGGATGTGGATTCGGACTTCGCCGCGCTGATCAACCTGTGGCGCGGTTTCGAGGAAAAACGCCAGGAGCTGGGCAGCAACCCGCTGCGCACCTGGTGCAAGAAGAACTTCCTCAACTACATGCGCCTGCGCGAATGGCGCGATGCGCATCGGCAACTGGTGTTGATCGCCCGTGATCTGCAGTTGATGGGCAAAGGCAGCCAGAACCGCTCGGAAGCGCAGGGCGAGCAAACGGCGAACACGCCGCAGCCGACCAAGGACACCCGCGTCAACGCCATTGCCCGCCAGCAGGCCGAGGCCAGCGAAGCCGCGGTGCGGGCGAAGAATTACGCCGCCGTGCACAAGGCGATTCTCGCCGGCCTGCTCAGCCAGATCGGCCAGAAGACCGAGGAGGGCGACTACCTCGGCGCGCGCCAGCGGCGCTTCTGGATTCACCCGTCCAGCGTGATCGGGCGCAAGAAGCCCAACTGGATCATGGCCGCCGAGCTGGTGGAAACCACCAAGCTGTTCGCCCGTATGGTGGCGAAGATCGAGCCGGACTGGATCGAGCCGCTGGCAGCGCATCTGGTGAAGAAGAACCATCTGGAACCGCACTGGGAGAAGAAGCGTGGCCAGGTGGTGGCGTTCGAGCAGGTCACCCTGTACGGCATGATCATCGTCGGTCGCCGTCCGGTGCATTACGGCCCCATCGACCCGCCGGTGGCGCGCGAGATGTTCATTCGCGAGGGCCTGGTGCGCGGCGAGATCAACAGCCGCGTGCGCTGCCTGACCGCCAACCGCCAGTTGCTCGAACGTCTCGACGAGCTGGAGGCCAAGTCGCGTCGCCGCGATATTCTCGCCGACGAGGAAACCCTGTTCGGCTACTACGATGCGCGTATCCCGCAGGACATCTACCAGGCCGCCAGTTTCGAGAGCTGGTACAAGAAAGGCAGCACCGCCGACCCGCAGCTGTTGATCATGCGTGAGGAAGACGCCCTGGCCCGCGATGCCAAGGAAGTCACCGCCGCGCAGTACCCGGACACCTTGCGCATCGGCGAGCTGCAACTGCCGCTGAGCTATCACTTCGAGCCCAACCACCCGCGTGACGGCGTGACCCTGCGCGTGCCGGCGCCGCTGCTGCCGCAACTGCCGCCCGAGCGCCTGGAATGGCTGGTGCCGGGCCTGCTGGAGGCCAAGTGCGTGGCGCTGGTGCGCGGCCTGCCCAAGGCGTTGCGCAAGAACTTCGTGCCGGTGCCGGACTTCGTCGGTGCGGCGCTGGACAAGCTGGTGTTCGGCCAGGGTTCGTTGCCGCAGGCGCTGGGGCATGAACTGCTGCGCATGACTGGTGCGCGAGTGCCCGATGAGGCTTGGCAGGAGTCCGCCGCCGGGCTGGAAAACCACCTGAAGATGAACATCGAGGTGGTTGATGCCCAGGGCAAGTTCCTTGGCGAGGGCCGCGACCTGGCCGAGCTGACCGCGCGCTTCGCCGAAGCCAGCCAGGCTGCGCTGGCCATCCCACAGCAGGACAAGACGCCGAAAACGGTGGAGGCCAAGGCCTTCGCCCAGGTGGCGGAGAAGACTCAGCAGAAGATCGCCGGGCTGTCGATGACGGTCTACCCGGCGCTGGTGGAGGAAGCGGGCGTGGTCAAGGAAGGGCGCTTCCCGACCCAGGCCGAGGCCGACTTCCAGCACCGTCGTGCGCTGCAACGCCTGCTGCTGCAACAGCTGGCCGAACAGGCGAAGTTCCTGCGCGGCAAGCTGCCGGGGCTGACCGAGCTGGGCCTGCTGTATCGCGATATCGGCCGCGTCGAGGCGCTGGTCGAGGATATCCTGCTGGCCAGCCTGGATGCCTGCATCCTCGACGGCGAAGCGACGCTGCCGCGCGACGGTGCGGCCCTGGCGCAACTGGCCGAGCGCAAGCGCGGTGACTGGACGGCGCATGCCGAGCGTATTGCCCGCCAGGTGTTGGAGCTTCTCAAGCTGCACCATGGCTTGCAGAAGCGCTTCAAGGGCAAGATCGACCTTGCCCAGGCGATGGCGCTCAACGATATCAAGCAGCAGCTCGCGGGCCTGGTGTATGCCGGCTTCGTGCGCGAGACGCCGGGCGAGTGGCTCAAGGAAATTCCGCGTTATCTGAAGGCCATCGAGCAGCGCCTGGACAAGGTCGGCGCGCAGGTGCAGCGTGACCGCGTATGGACGGGCGAACTGGCTGGCTACTGGGAGCAGTACAAGGCTCGCGCTGCCAAGCATGCCCAGGAAGGCAAGCGTGATCCGGAGCTGACGCTGTACCGCTGGATGCTGGAGGAATACCGCGTGTCGCTGTTCGCCCAGCAACTGGGCACTAAGATGGCGGTGTCGGACAAGCGCCTGAGCAAGCAGTGGACGCTGGTTGAAAGTTGA
- a CDS encoding CHAT domain-containing protein, giving the protein MSIDMYRRQVIQIRSGIAKLMEQKAREVQKAADAGKRSLAAQTAASKASSTSTLQTKLREASRYADDQARHEREVAKLEKKIADEQKKLVGAQGRLDSEETKALKKRNDEQKRQQDAQQRQFRAVESSLTHHESLHRETIARVDRLSALPEQIVVAFFATDPATASDRRLLLDEEVREIQQKIRLSDHRDAVKLESRWALRSGDILQYMNELEPTIVHFSGHGTNQDELVLQNRNGDAAFVSLASIVGTFELYDSVRLVFFNTCHSYNQAAACTQYVDAAIGMNQEIGDTAARVFSAQFYSAIGFGKSIPNAFKQAKNALMLEGIPEESTPELHLRKGVEEADLVLVKPKY; this is encoded by the coding sequence ATGAGCATAGATATGTACCGGCGCCAAGTAATTCAGATTCGTTCGGGTATTGCTAAATTGATGGAGCAGAAGGCACGAGAAGTGCAAAAGGCAGCAGACGCGGGTAAGAGATCGCTTGCCGCACAAACTGCAGCGAGCAAAGCTAGTTCTACATCAACACTTCAAACCAAGCTGCGCGAAGCCAGTCGGTACGCTGATGACCAAGCTAGGCACGAGCGTGAGGTTGCAAAACTAGAAAAAAAAATTGCGGACGAACAGAAAAAGCTCGTAGGTGCTCAAGGGCGGCTGGATAGCGAGGAGACAAAAGCACTCAAGAAAAGGAATGACGAGCAGAAGCGTCAGCAGGATGCTCAACAGAGGCAGTTTCGTGCAGTGGAGTCTAGCTTGACGCACCATGAATCGCTTCATCGAGAAACCATTGCGCGTGTAGATCGGCTGAGCGCTTTACCCGAGCAAATTGTGGTTGCGTTCTTCGCTACTGATCCTGCGACAGCTTCTGATCGCAGGCTCCTTCTGGATGAGGAGGTTAGAGAGATACAGCAGAAGATCAGGCTTTCAGACCATCGTGATGCGGTCAAGCTGGAGTCGCGTTGGGCGTTACGATCTGGTGACATATTGCAGTACATGAACGAGTTGGAGCCTACTATCGTTCACTTTAGCGGGCACGGTACTAACCAGGACGAATTGGTTCTGCAGAATCGCAACGGTGATGCAGCTTTTGTTTCTCTTGCAAGTATTGTTGGTACTTTTGAGCTCTATGATTCGGTTCGGCTAGTTTTCTTTAATACCTGCCATTCATACAACCAAGCAGCCGCATGCACGCAATATGTGGATGCCGCGATTGGAATGAATCAGGAAATTGGCGACACAGCAGCACGTGTATTTTCTGCGCAATTCTATTCAGCAATTGGCTTCGGGAAGTCGATTCCCAACGCTTTTAAGCAAGCTAAGAATGCTTTGATGCTTGAGGGTATACCTGAAGAGTCAACTCCAGAACTTCACTTGCGAAAGGGTGTTGAGGAGGCTGACTTAGTGCTAGTTAAGCCCAAGTATTGA
- a CDS encoding LasR-specific antiactivator QslA, translating into MIELQRHLTHLPAHDGQPPANFGWNADCQASFGHGVQTAQAWLDDANSGWLWANLLLERQLYPPGAQRHAFELGFLSRIHQRLCSPLGGGHQALRTELRL; encoded by the coding sequence ATGATTGAACTGCAAAGGCACCTCACCCATCTGCCCGCCCATGACGGGCAACCGCCTGCCAACTTCGGCTGGAACGCAGATTGTCAGGCGAGCTTCGGCCACGGCGTGCAAACCGCGCAGGCCTGGCTGGACGACGCCAACAGCGGCTGGCTATGGGCCAATCTGCTGCTGGAACGCCAGCTGTACCCGCCGGGTGCTCAGCGCCATGCCTTCGAACTGGGCTTTCTCAGCCGCATCCACCAGCGCTTGTGCTCGCCGCTGGGCGGAGGGCATCAGGCCTTACGGACGGAATTGCGCTTGTGA
- a CDS encoding AraC family transcriptional regulator translates to MSVRSPSSAYIQRFDAVLAYIDANLDGDLSVKALSQVASFSPFHFHRQFGAFVGVPVSRYVQLMRLRRAAHGLVARAELSVLNAALQAGFESPEAFSRAFRRAFGMSPREFRKAPNWHVWNTVFAIPHFSRTVAMHVQIVDFSPVRVAALEHCGPPELVDKSVNTFIQWRMQSGQSPIASSRSFGIPYGNPDTTPAHEFRFAICGEIRQAVAANELNIRELTIPGGRYAVVRHAGSPDHIGETIYPIYRDWLPSSGEELRDQPLFFEYLSVYPETPKDHWQTDIYVPLR, encoded by the coding sequence GTGTCTGTTCGATCACCTTCCTCTGCTTACATACAGCGTTTCGATGCTGTGCTCGCCTATATCGATGCCAACCTCGATGGCGATTTGTCGGTCAAGGCGCTGAGTCAGGTGGCCAGCTTTTCGCCCTTTCACTTCCATCGGCAGTTCGGCGCATTCGTTGGCGTACCGGTTTCACGCTATGTGCAACTGATGCGACTGCGGCGCGCTGCGCATGGTCTGGTGGCCCGGGCCGAACTCTCGGTATTGAACGCCGCACTCCAGGCAGGTTTTGAAAGCCCTGAAGCGTTCAGTCGGGCGTTCAGACGAGCGTTTGGCATGTCGCCCCGTGAATTCAGAAAGGCACCCAATTGGCATGTGTGGAATACGGTATTTGCCATCCCTCACTTTTCAAGGACTGTCGCCATGCACGTACAAATCGTCGATTTTTCCCCTGTGCGAGTCGCCGCATTGGAACACTGTGGCCCACCCGAGCTGGTGGACAAGAGCGTCAACACCTTCATCCAATGGCGCATGCAAAGCGGGCAATCACCGATTGCATCGAGCCGATCCTTTGGCATTCCATACGGCAATCCCGATACCACGCCAGCGCACGAGTTTCGCTTCGCCATTTGCGGCGAGATTCGACAGGCCGTGGCCGCGAACGAACTCAACATTCGCGAGCTGACCATACCGGGCGGGCGTTATGCCGTGGTTCGGCATGCGGGCTCCCCGGATCATATCGGTGAAACGATCTACCCGATTTACCGCGATTGGCTGCCGAGCAGCGGCGAAGAACTGCGCGACCAGCCGTTGTTCTTTGAATACCTGAGTGTTTATCCCGAGACGCCCAAGGATCACTGGCAAACGGATATCTATGTACCGTTGCGTTAG
- a CDS encoding carbon-nitrogen hydrolase family protein translates to MSKSIVAALQIGSLPGGKADTLDQILSYETAIREAGAKLVVMPEALLGGYPKGEGFGTQLGYRLPEGREAFARYYDNAIDVPGAETDALAALSERTGADLVVGVIERSGHSLYCSALFFTPQAGLAAKHRKLMPTGTERLIWAKGDGSTLPVVEGEAGRLGAAICWENYMPLLRTAMYAKGLDIWCAPTVDEREMWFATMRHIACEGRSFVVSACQVQDSPAALGIKVEGWADDRPLINGGSVIVGPLGDVLAGPMTGGRGLLVAEIDTADLVRARYDFDVTGHYARPDVFELVVDERAKPGVRFIQ, encoded by the coding sequence ATGTCCAAGTCCATCGTCGCTGCGCTACAAATCGGCTCGCTACCGGGCGGCAAGGCCGACACGCTCGACCAGATTCTGTCTTACGAGACGGCCATCCGCGAAGCCGGCGCCAAGCTGGTCGTCATGCCAGAGGCTTTGCTGGGGGGGTATCCCAAGGGCGAAGGTTTTGGTACCCAGCTCGGTTACCGTCTGCCGGAAGGGCGTGAGGCCTTTGCCCGGTACTACGACAACGCAATCGACGTACCAGGGGCGGAAACCGACGCACTGGCAGCGCTGTCCGAGCGTACCGGCGCTGATCTGGTGGTCGGCGTCATCGAACGTAGCGGCCACAGCCTTTACTGCAGTGCGCTGTTTTTCACGCCCCAAGCAGGCTTGGCCGCCAAGCACCGCAAGCTGATGCCCACCGGTACCGAACGGCTGATCTGGGCCAAGGGCGATGGCTCGACCCTGCCCGTGGTGGAAGGGGAGGCTGGGCGGCTGGGCGCGGCCATCTGCTGGGAAAACTACATGCCGTTGCTGCGTACCGCGATGTATGCCAAAGGCCTCGACATCTGGTGCGCTCCCACCGTGGATGAGCGGGAAATGTGGTTCGCCACGATGCGCCACATCGCCTGCGAAGGGCGCAGCTTCGTGGTCAGTGCCTGCCAGGTGCAGGACTCCCCAGCGGCGCTGGGCATCAAGGTCGAGGGCTGGGCTGATGACCGCCCGTTGATCAACGGCGGCAGCGTGATCGTCGGCCCACTGGGGGACGTGCTGGCTGGCCCGATGACTGGCGGGCGTGGCCTGCTGGTCGCCGAAATCGACACGGCCGACCTGGTGCGGGCGCGCTACGATTTCGATGTGACTGGCCATTACGCTCGCCCCGATGTGTTCGAACTGGTTGTCGACGAACGCGCCAAACCCGGTGTCAGGTTCATCCAATAA
- a CDS encoding LysR family transcriptional regulator, whose product MNQMNIVDVDLNLLKVFEALYEESSASRAALRLGVSQSAVSASLRRLRDVYGDALFMRTGRGLAPTLRANQLRPVIGEALAKCRQSLALLAPTASDFSGRAVTLGLSDDFEIAYGRQLIDSVQVRAPGLRLIFRQTHSQIVADALLDRSIDLAITAGGFNARMLSREVLTEGGYSCLVDAASLQPEQTALNIDEFVAREHILVSSGGFIGIVDEALAAMGLTRKVSVSTTHFAALPYLLPGTAAVATIPSHAADTIARVTGLVALPCPLTLPRYPIELGWRTTPQPDLAIQRVKETIVNDLSENAV is encoded by the coding sequence ATGAATCAGATGAATATCGTCGATGTCGACCTGAACCTGCTGAAGGTGTTCGAAGCGCTATACGAGGAATCCAGCGCCAGCCGGGCCGCCCTGCGCCTGGGCGTCAGCCAGTCGGCGGTGAGCGCGTCGCTGCGCCGCCTTCGGGACGTTTATGGGGATGCGCTGTTCATGCGCACCGGACGCGGTCTGGCACCGACGCTGCGGGCGAACCAGCTACGCCCGGTGATCGGCGAAGCGCTGGCCAAATGTCGGCAGAGCCTGGCCTTGCTGGCACCTACGGCCAGCGACTTCAGCGGCCGCGCCGTCACCCTGGGTTTATCGGATGACTTCGAAATCGCCTATGGGCGTCAGTTGATCGATTCCGTTCAAGTGCGGGCACCAGGCTTGCGCCTGATATTCCGGCAGACACACAGCCAGATCGTCGCTGATGCCCTGCTCGACCGCAGTATCGACCTAGCCATTACCGCTGGCGGGTTCAATGCGCGAATGCTCAGCCGAGAGGTACTTACCGAAGGTGGCTATAGCTGCCTGGTGGATGCCGCTAGCCTGCAGCCGGAACAGACGGCTCTGAACATCGACGAATTCGTGGCCCGGGAGCACATCCTGGTTTCGTCGGGCGGGTTTATCGGCATCGTCGATGAGGCACTGGCAGCCATGGGGCTGACGCGAAAAGTCAGTGTCTCGACCACACACTTTGCCGCCTTGCCGTACCTGTTACCCGGTACCGCTGCCGTGGCCACCATCCCCAGCCATGCGGCTGACACCATTGCCCGGGTAACAGGGCTGGTCGCACTTCCCTGCCCACTGACACTGCCTCGCTATCCGATCGAGCTGGGCTGGCGAACCACGCCACAACCCGACCTCGCCATACAGCGGGTGAAAGAGACGATAGTGAATGATTTGAGCGAAAACGCTGTTTAG
- a CDS encoding glucose/quinate/shikimate family membrane-bound PQQ-dependent dehydrogenase — protein MKKQPQASGLSRFILIGLGAVIALLGLALAAGGVRLIGLGGSAYFLIGGLAMTLSGLLIALRKQVGAWLFAAFLVGTAVWAVLDTDRSFWPMFSRLFMFSVIGLVVALVYPTLVRAAGGNAGRGAYGVAGVMAIALAWAVGNMFVPHPSVPATGNGPGLTPVDPAHAQKDWAHYGNTEGGSRFAALDQINRGNVDQLQVAWTYRTGDVAQSDGNGAEDQLTPLQIGDKVFICTPHNNLIALDADTGKELWKNEIKAQSKVWQRCRGLAYFDASQPVAQPSQPDSSPVIAVSVPAGANCQRRLLTNTIDARLIAVDADTGEFCQGFGDNGQVDLKAGLGDVPDSYYQLSSAPLMAGTTVVVGGRVADNVQTDMPGGVIRGFDVITGAMRWAFDPGNPEDKQAPADGSTYVRSTPNSWAPMSYDAAMNTVFLPMGSSSTDLYGAERTELNHKYGASVLAVDASTGAEKWVYQTVHNDLWDFDLPMQPSLIDFTKDDGQSVPALVIGTKAGQIYVLDRATGKPLTKVEEVPVKSAGIPNEQYSLTQPKSVGMPQIGAQTLTESDMWGATPYDQMLCRINFKQMRYDGLYTAPGTDLSLSFPGSLGGMNWGSLSTDPVHGFIFVNDMRLGLWIQMQPQQKDAKTAGGGEALNTGMGAVPLKGTPYAVNKNRFLSVAGIPCQAPPYGTLTAIDMKTQQIAWQVPVGTVEDTGPLGIRMHLPIPIGLPTLGGTLSTQGGLVFIAGTQDFYLRAFDSSNGAEIWKARLPVGSQGGPMTYVSPKTGKQYVVITAGGARQSPDRGDYVMAYALP, from the coding sequence ATGAAGAAACAACCGCAGGCCTCTGGCCTCAGCAGGTTCATCCTGATCGGTCTCGGCGCCGTCATCGCCCTGCTCGGCCTCGCCCTGGCCGCTGGTGGCGTTCGTCTGATCGGCCTGGGCGGCAGCGCGTACTTCCTCATCGGCGGCCTGGCCATGACCCTCTCTGGTCTGCTGATTGCCCTGCGCAAACAGGTCGGCGCCTGGCTGTTCGCCGCCTTCCTCGTCGGCACCGCCGTGTGGGCCGTCCTCGACACGGATCGCAGCTTCTGGCCGATGTTCTCGCGCCTGTTCATGTTCAGCGTGATCGGCCTGGTGGTGGCGCTGGTCTACCCGACGCTGGTGCGTGCTGCCGGTGGTAACGCCGGGCGCGGCGCCTATGGCGTGGCCGGGGTGATGGCGATTGCTCTGGCCTGGGCAGTGGGCAACATGTTCGTTCCCCACCCCAGCGTGCCGGCCACCGGCAACGGCCCAGGCCTGACTCCGGTTGACCCAGCCCACGCGCAAAAGGACTGGGCGCACTACGGCAATACCGAGGGTGGCAGCCGCTTCGCCGCGCTGGATCAGATCAACCGTGGCAACGTCGACCAACTGCAGGTCGCCTGGACCTACCGCACTGGCGATGTCGCCCAGAGCGACGGCAACGGTGCCGAAGACCAACTCACGCCGCTGCAGATCGGCGACAAGGTGTTCATCTGCACCCCGCACAACAACCTGATCGCGCTGGATGCCGATACCGGCAAGGAACTCTGGAAGAACGAGATCAAGGCGCAGTCCAAGGTCTGGCAGCGCTGCCGTGGCCTGGCCTACTTCGACGCCAGCCAACCAGTGGCCCAGCCGAGCCAGCCGGACAGCTCACCGGTGATCGCCGTCAGCGTGCCGGCCGGTGCCAACTGCCAGCGTCGCCTGCTGACCAACACCATCGATGCCCGCCTGATCGCAGTCGATGCCGACACCGGCGAGTTCTGCCAGGGTTTTGGCGACAACGGCCAGGTCGACCTCAAGGCAGGCCTCGGTGACGTGCCGGATTCCTACTACCAGCTCTCCTCGGCGCCGCTGATGGCCGGCACCACCGTGGTGGTCGGCGGGCGCGTAGCGGACAACGTGCAGACCGATATGCCCGGCGGCGTGATCCGCGGTTTCGACGTCATCACCGGCGCCATGCGCTGGGCCTTCGACCCGGGTAACCCGGAGGACAAACAGGCACCGGCCGACGGCAGCACCTATGTACGCAGCACCCCCAATAGCTGGGCGCCGATGTCCTACGATGCGGCGATGAACACGGTGTTCCTGCCCATGGGCAGCTCCTCCACCGACCTCTACGGGGCCGAGCGCACCGAGCTGAACCACAAGTACGGCGCCTCGGTGCTGGCCGTCGACGCCAGCACTGGCGCCGAGAAGTGGGTCTACCAGACCGTGCACAACGACCTCTGGGACTTCGACCTGCCGATGCAGCCAAGCCTGATCGACTTCACCAAGGACGACGGCCAGAGCGTTCCCGCGCTGGTGATCGGCACCAAGGCCGGGCAGATCTACGTGCTCGACCGCGCCACCGGCAAGCCGCTGACCAAGGTCGAGGAAGTCCCGGTCAAGTCTGCCGGCATCCCCAACGAGCAGTACTCGCTGACCCAGCCAAAATCCGTGGGCATGCCGCAGATCGGCGCACAGACCCTGACCGAGTCGGACATGTGGGGCGCCACGCCGTATGACCAGATGCTGTGCCGTATCAACTTCAAGCAGATGCGCTACGACGGCCTCTATACCGCTCCGGGCACCGACCTGTCGCTGAGCTTCCCAGGTTCGCTGGGCGGCATGAACTGGGGCAGCCTGTCCACCGACCCGGTGCACGGCTTCATCTTCGTCAACGACATGCGCCTGGGCCTGTGGATTCAGATGCAGCCGCAGCAGAAAGACGCCAAGACCGCTGGCGGCGGTGAAGCACTGAACACCGGCATGGGCGCGGTGCCGCTCAAGGGAACCCCGTATGCGGTGAACAAGAACCGCTTCCTGTCGGTGGCCGGCATCCCCTGCCAGGCGCCGCCCTACGGCACCCTGACCGCCATCGACATGAAGACCCAGCAGATTGCTTGGCAAGTACCGGTCGGCACCGTCGAGGACACCGGCCCGCTGGGCATCCGCATGCACCTGCCGATCCCGATTGGCCTGCCGACCCTCGGCGGCACGCTGTCGACCCAGGGTGGTTTGGTGTTCATCGCCGGCACCCAGGACTTCTACCTGCGCGCCTTCGACAGCAGCAACGGCGCGGAAATCTGGAAGGCCCGCCTGCCCGTCGGCAGCCAGGGCGGCCCGATGACTTACGTTTCGCCGAAAACCGGCAAGCAGTACGTCGTCATCACCGCAGGCGGAGCCCGCCAGTCGCCAGACCGCGGCGACTATGTAATGGCCTACGCCCTGCCCTGA